The DNA sequence GGATCGGCTCGCCGACGAGCTGGGCGTCGACCCGGGCCCCGCCCTGCGGGCGCTGGAGACCGACGTCCTGAAGCAGGCCGCCACCCTGGAGCAGCCCGCCCTGGCACCACAGCCGGTCCCCGGGCCGCGACCGGCGCGGCCGGGCACCCCGCAGCCGGAGCGGCTGGTGGGCCGGACGGCCGAACTCGCCCGGCTCGCCGCGGCGGCCGACCGGGTCCACACCGACGGTTTCCGGGTGGTCTGGGTCGGCGGCGAACCCGGTGCGGGCAAGTCCGCGCTGGCCGAGCAGTTCACCGCCGAATCGGGCTGGCCCGCGGTCTGGGGCCGCTGCCCCGAGATCGACGGTGCGCCGCCGGGCTGGGCGTGGAGCGAGGTGCTGCGGTCGCTGGCGCAGCGGCGGCCGCCGCGCGACGAACTGGCCGACCGGCTGGCACCGCTGCTGGACGTCGGCGGTCCGCGACCGGCAGGCCCGGGCAACCAGTTCTTCCTGGCCCTCGCGGTCGGGCAGTACCTGGCCGAGGTGGCCGCCGAGGACCGGCTGCTGATCGTGCTCGACGACGTGCACCGCGCCGACCAGGAGACGCTGCAGGTGCTGCGCCAGGTCGCGGCGCGGCTCAGCGACGCGCCGGTGCTGCTGGTCGCGGCGTACCGGTCCGACGAGGTGTCCGATCAGCTCGCCGCGACCTGGGCGGCGCTGGCCGGGCCGCGCACCGAGACGCTGGACCTGCCGGGCCTCGCCCCGGGCGACGGGATCGAGCTGCTGCGCCGGCACAGCGGAGTCGCCGTCGACGACGCGGCGGCGCGACTGCTCGCCGCGCGTACCGGCGGAAACCCGCTTTTCCTGCGCGAGACCGCGCGCCTGATCGCGGCCGAGGGACCCGGCGCCGCGGTCGACGCGGTGCCCGACGGGGTGCGCAGCGTGCTGCGGCGGCGTATCGCCCGGCTGCCCGCCCCGGCGCAGACGGTGCTGCGCAACGCCGCCGTGCTGGGCCGCGACGTCGACGTCGAACTGCTGATGACCGCCGAGGGCGCCGAGGAGGACACCGTCCTGGACGGCCTGGAGGCCGCCGTGCTCACCGGGCTGCTGACCGAGCCCGCCCCGGGCCGGGTCCGGTTCACGCACGCGCTGGTGGTCGACACCCTCTACCAGGACACCCCGCTGCTGCGGCGGACCCGCCTGCACGCCCGGATGCTCGCCGCACTGGAGCAGGCCCGGCCCGGTGACGTCGCCGCGCTGGCCCGCCACGCGCTCGCCGCGGGCCCGGCCGGGGCACGGCAGGCGGTCGGCTACGCGACCGGGGCCGCCCGGCAGGCCGTCGGCCTGTACGCCTACCAGGAGGCCGCCGACCTGCTGGCGTCCGCACTCGACCTGCTGGAAGCGGCACCGGACCACGACCCGGCCGTCCGCCTGGATCTGCTCTGCCAGCTCGTCTCCGCGCAGGCCAACGCCGGAGCCGTGATCGCGGCGCGCCAGACCCGGCAGCGGGCCGTGGCCGCCGCCCGGCTGCTGCCCGGTCCGCAGCCGCTGGCCCGCGCCCTGAGCGCCTACGACGCCCCGGTGACCTGGTCGGTCCGCGAGAACCGCGTCGTCGATCAGACACTGGTCGACGACCTGGAGACCGCCGTCGCCGCGGCCGAGGACGTGGCGACCCGCTGCTGGCTGCTGATCACCCTCGTCTTCGAGACAGAGGGCACCGACGACGTACGCGCCGACACGGTGAGCAGGCAGGCGCTGCGGCTGGCCCGCGAGACCGGCGACCCGCGCCTGCTCTGCCTGGCGCTGAACGCGCGCTACTACGGTGCGCTGGCCGGCCAGCACGACGACGAGATGCAGCTGGTGGGCGAGGAGCTGCTCGCGGTGAGCACCGCCGCCGGCCTGCTGGGGTTCCAGGCGCTGGCGCACCACATACTGTGCCTGGTGGCCTTGAGCCGCAACGACTTCGACGCGGCCAGGGCGCACATGGACCGGGCGTTGGCGCACTCGACCACCGGCCAGCTCGGCCTGATCCTGGCCATCGTGCAGATGCTGGACGCGCTGCAAGATCTGATCACCGGCCGGTTCGACGAGGCCGAGCGGCGCTATGCGGAGCTCACTGCCCGGATCGCGCGGCACGGCGGCGTCAACACCGGCGGGCTCGGGCTGATCGGCCGGTTCGTCGCCAAGCTGGCCGCCGGGCGGGCTCGCGAATGCCTGCCCGAACTGCGTGCCCTGCACGGCCCGGAGCCGTCGGCGGAGGTCATCGAGGGCTACACGCGGGCGCTGCTGGACGCCGGTCTGACGGAGGAGGCCCGCGCGGTCTGGCGACCCGACGCGCCGATCGGCTCGGGCTCGCACTGGCTGCCGATGTTCCTGTGCCTGCGGGCGGAGAACGCCGTACTGCTGGCCGACCGAGATGCGGCAGCCTCCTGCCAGGAGGCGCTGCGGCCGTGGGCGGGCCGGATGGCCGGACTGTCCGGCGGCGCGTTCACCACCGGACCGGTGGACCTGGCCCTTGGCGACCTGGCACGGCTGCTCGACCAGCCCGATGAGGCGGCCCGGCGCTACGCCGACGCGGCCGAGCTCGCCGAACGCCTCGGCGGCCACCACTGGGCCCGGGCGGCCCGCGCACGGCTCGCCGCGCTCACCCGAACGTGAGCCGTTCCCAGCGGCGGTAGCCGACTCCCAGCACCTGGGTGACGCTCCGACGGAAGGCTACTTGACTATACCAAGTACTTGGCTAATCATAGCTTCATGACAGCCACCCACGATCCGCAACTGCTCAAGGGTGTCCTGCCGCTGCTCCTGCTGCACCTGCTGGGCGAACAGGAGTCCTACGGCTACGAGGTGGTCCAGCGGCTCCAGGCCGCCGGGCTCACCGACATGCTGGAAGGCACCGTCTACCCGGCGCTGGCCCGGCTGGAACGCGAAGGGCGCGTCACCGCCCGCCTCGTCGCCTCCTCCAGCGGACCCGCCCGCAAGTACTACCGGCCGACACCCGCCGGATACGACGCGCTGCGGACCGGGACGGCGGGCTGGTTCCGCCACACCGACATCGTCAACGCCGTCCTGACCCGCCCGCTGCCCGCCCCACCGAACTGAAGGGCCCGACATGGCACACCCCGTCACGCTCATCGACCGGCTGCGCATCGAACGCCTCGTCTGGACGCTCGACCAGCGGCTCTACGAGCTGCCGAGTTCGTCGCGGATCGCCAAGCGCCGCGAGATCCGCGACAACCTGCTGATCGCCGCCCGCGACGTCGGCACCGCGGAGGCCCTGCGCCGCCTCGGCGGCAGCCGCCGCCTGGCCGACGAATACCTCGACGCGGAACTCGGCGACGGCCCCCGCCACTCGTGGATCGCCGCCGCCTACTTCTGCCTCCTGGTCCCGCTGCTGACCAACTACTTCCTGGCCGAGGCCGCCACCAGCTTCCAGCAGGGCATCACCGCGATCGACCCCCACGCGACCGGGACCTTCGCCTGGAGCGGGATCAGCTACCTGCAGTCGGCGGCCACCTACACCTTCACCGACGGCCACGGCAGCGGCGTCGGCGGCGCATGGACGCCGCTCACCTACGTCCTGCTGTTCCTCGGAACCATCCTGGCGGGTCGCCTGTGGCGCCTCCTGCCGTCCGCCCGGCGCCGCCGCGCATCCGCCGCCGCTCACTAGCCACGGGGCGTGCTCGACACCCGCGAATAGGCTGTTCACGCAACATAGGCTCAGGAATATACTCAAGTAAGGAAAATGACGCACCTTACGGCACGCCGGTCACTCGGCGCACTTGAGCGTCGGCGTGCCGCAGATGGCGGGTGACAGTGGATGACCGGTACGCCCAAGTGGAAGGGCTCATTTCGCGCGAGCCCGCATCGGGCGGCGAGGACGGTGGCGGCATCGCCGAGATGCGGCGCCTGTGCAACGCCGCCGTACGGGCGCTGGCGGCTCGCGGTGCCGGGGTGACGGTCATGGCTCGCGGCGGGCTGCGCGGAATGACCGCGGCATCCGATCCGGCGGCCGAAAAGCTCGAGGAGCTGCAGGTCACCTTGGGCGAAGGTCCCTGCCGGGAGGCCTTCGAGGGCAGGCGGCCGGTCCTGGTTCCCGACCTGGCCGATGGCGCGATGGCACGATGGCCTGTCTACGCGCCGGAGGCTCAGGCCGGGGGTGTACGGGCGGTGTTCTCTTTCCCGTTGCAGGTCGGGGCCGCACGTCTGGGAGTGATGGACGTCTTCCGCGGCCGAGCGGGCATGCTGTCACCGGAGGAGCTGGCGCTTGCCCTGGCATTCGCGGAGGTGGCCGTGGCCACGCTCCTGCGCCGGGACGGCGGCCGGCCGTATCCGGCCGAGGACTGGCTGGACAGGTCGATGGGTTCGCGGGCCGAGCTGTTCCAGGCGCAGGGCATGGTCTCGGTTCAGCTGAGTGTGGGCTTGGCGGAGGCGATGGTGCGGATCCGCGCCCACGCCTACGCCCATGATCGTCGCCTGCCCGATGTCGCCGCCGACATCGTGGCTCGGCGCCTGCGGATCGACGGGCCACGACCCTGACCGATCAGACAGTGCACGAGGAGATGGAGGCATCCGTGAGTTCCGTGTTCGCGCCGCGGCTTGCCCAGGTGTTCGTCGAGATCGCCGACACCCTGGTGGACGAGTTCGACGTGATCGATTTCCTGCAGAAGCTGGCCGAGCACACGGCCGACCTGCTGGGCGGTTCGCCGGTGGGCCTGCTGCTGGCAGACCAGCAGGGGCGGCTGGAGTTCGTGGCCGCGTCCGACGAGAACGTCAAGATCCTCGAACTCTTCCAGGTGCAGAACCACGAAGGGCCGTGCCTTGACGCGTTCCGTACGGGCAAGCCGGTGGTCAACGCCGATCTGCAGTGCGCCGCCGATCGCTGGCCGCTGTTCTCACCGAGGGCCGTGGAGGCGGGTTTCCGCTCGGTGCACGCGTTTCCCCTACGACTGCGCGCCGACCGGATCGGCGCGATGAACGTGTTCGGCCGTGACGTCGGCGGCCGCCTGGCCGAGACCGACGCGCAGATCGTGCAGGCTCTGGCCGACGTGGCCGCGATCGGGCTGCTCCAGGCTCGGGCGGTCAGCCGAGGCGAGCAGCTCACCGAGCAGCTGCAGGGGGCGCTGAACAGCCGTATCGTCATCGAGCAGGCCAAGGGAGCGGTCGCTCAACTGCGCGGGGTGAACGTGGACGAGGCGTTCGCGCTGATCCGCGCGTACAGCCGGAGCCGCAACCTTCGCCTGGGTGAGGTCGCCCGCGCCGTCATCGAGGATCCTGCGAGCGTGCTGACCCTCAGCGAGCCGCCGATGCCTGAGACGACCGTCTGACACGCCCGGCAGGCTCGGGCCGGTTGGTCAGCCTGCCTGCTCCGATCCGTCGACGACGACGCGGGCAAGATCGGACAGCCGTCGGCTGTCCCGGCTGGCAGTGTCGCGCAGCAGCGCGAAGGAGCGGTCCATGTCGAGGTGGAGGCGCTCGGCGATGACGCCTTTGGCCTGTTCTACGATGATGCGGTTGTTGATCGTCGCCTGCATCCGCTCGACGACCGTTTCGCGCAGACGGGTCGACCTGGTCTGCAGGAGCCCGATCGTGGCCATGTCCGCGAGGGCCTGGCCAAGTCGCAATGCGCCTGCGTCGCGAACCACCGGCTGACTGCCGTACACCGTCAGCACGCCGACGAGGTCGGCGCACCACCGCATGGGTACGGCGAGCGCCGAGGCGAAACCCCTGCTACGAGCCTGCGCG is a window from the Catellatospora sp. TT07R-123 genome containing:
- a CDS encoding GAF and ANTAR domain-containing protein, coding for MSSVFAPRLAQVFVEIADTLVDEFDVIDFLQKLAEHTADLLGGSPVGLLLADQQGRLEFVAASDENVKILELFQVQNHEGPCLDAFRTGKPVVNADLQCAADRWPLFSPRAVEAGFRSVHAFPLRLRADRIGAMNVFGRDVGGRLAETDAQIVQALADVAAIGLLQARAVSRGEQLTEQLQGALNSRIVIEQAKGAVAQLRGVNVDEAFALIRAYSRSRNLRLGEVARAVIEDPASVLTLSEPPMPETTV
- a CDS encoding GAF and ANTAR domain-containing protein, with translation MRATDADSFAELADALVGDVDPMQFLQQVAVTCVSVLGGAAAGVLLSDQRGGLRVAAASSEQALELLQRHSDEGPSLECFRTGRPVAVADLAACADRWTGFAAQARSRGFASALAVPMRWCADLVGVLTVYGSQPVVRDAGALRLGQALADMATIGLLQTRSTRLRETVVERMQATINNRIIVEQAKGVIAERLHLDMDRSFALLRDTASRDSRRLSDLARVVVDGSEQAG
- a CDS encoding PadR family transcriptional regulator produces the protein MTATHDPQLLKGVLPLLLLHLLGEQESYGYEVVQRLQAAGLTDMLEGTVYPALARLEREGRVTARLVASSSGPARKYYRPTPAGYDALRTGTAGWFRHTDIVNAVLTRPLPAPPN
- a CDS encoding AfsR/SARP family transcriptional regulator; this translates as MVRVNVLGPLQLWVAGRLVDAGTPRQRAVLARLVEAAGEVVPADRLIEDLWQGEPPPKALGSLQVYVSNLRRVLEPDRPARTPAEVLVSAVPGYALRLERADVDVWRFEDLVTAATAHPDPARVEALADEALGLWRGPAYAEAADERWAQPEAARLQELRAIAVEYRADAVLRQGGAARIVPDLDRHVRAYPLREEAVRLLALALYRSGRQADALAALRGARDRLADELGVDPGPALRALETDVLKQAATLEQPALAPQPVPGPRPARPGTPQPERLVGRTAELARLAAAADRVHTDGFRVVWVGGEPGAGKSALAEQFTAESGWPAVWGRCPEIDGAPPGWAWSEVLRSLAQRRPPRDELADRLAPLLDVGGPRPAGPGNQFFLALAVGQYLAEVAAEDRLLIVLDDVHRADQETLQVLRQVAARLSDAPVLLVAAYRSDEVSDQLAATWAALAGPRTETLDLPGLAPGDGIELLRRHSGVAVDDAAARLLAARTGGNPLFLRETARLIAAEGPGAAVDAVPDGVRSVLRRRIARLPAPAQTVLRNAAVLGRDVDVELLMTAEGAEEDTVLDGLEAAVLTGLLTEPAPGRVRFTHALVVDTLYQDTPLLRRTRLHARMLAALEQARPGDVAALARHALAAGPAGARQAVGYATGAARQAVGLYAYQEAADLLASALDLLEAAPDHDPAVRLDLLCQLVSAQANAGAVIAARQTRQRAVAAARLLPGPQPLARALSAYDAPVTWSVRENRVVDQTLVDDLETAVAAAEDVATRCWLLITLVFETEGTDDVRADTVSRQALRLARETGDPRLLCLALNARYYGALAGQHDDEMQLVGEELLAVSTAAGLLGFQALAHHILCLVALSRNDFDAARAHMDRALAHSTTGQLGLILAIVQMLDALQDLITGRFDEAERRYAELTARIARHGGVNTGGLGLIGRFVAKLAAGRARECLPELRALHGPEPSAEVIEGYTRALLDAGLTEEARAVWRPDAPIGSGSHWLPMFLCLRAENAVLLADRDAAASCQEALRPWAGRMAGLSGGAFTTGPVDLALGDLARLLDQPDEAARRYADAAELAERLGGHHWARAARARLAALTRT
- a CDS encoding GAF and ANTAR domain-containing protein, with protein sequence MTVDDRYAQVEGLISREPASGGEDGGGIAEMRRLCNAAVRALAARGAGVTVMARGGLRGMTAASDPAAEKLEELQVTLGEGPCREAFEGRRPVLVPDLADGAMARWPVYAPEAQAGGVRAVFSFPLQVGAARLGVMDVFRGRAGMLSPEELALALAFAEVAVATLLRRDGGRPYPAEDWLDRSMGSRAELFQAQGMVSVQLSVGLAEAMVRIRAHAYAHDRRLPDVAADIVARRLRIDGPRP